A section of the Deinococcus taeanensis genome encodes:
- a CDS encoding aminopeptidase — translation MTLTFEEKLRNYARLAVRVGLGVTPGQRVLVQAPVETAQLARAVVREAYAAGASFVDVRWDDDDVQLARFELAPDGSFEQISRWRVDAEIETAEAGGAVIAIRATNPNLLGSVDPERVATHQRTLAAYRRPYTAQVMTNRLNWNLISAPVTGWAALMFPDVSAEQAVEQQWDAIFAATRADQPDPVVAWETHLANLKRRRDTLTAKQYAALHFQGGGTDLTVGLAEDHVWGGGAADTPGGITFTANIPTEEVWTAPHRERVSGTVVSTKPLSYNGTLIDGIRIEFEGGRITKASAAQGEGALLKMIDTDEGSHRLGEVALVPHSSPISRSGLFFFNTLYDENAASHIAIGSAYRFNVRGGVDMSLEEFLARGGNDSLTHVDWMIGSGEMNVDGVTKDGQREPVMRSGEFMI, via the coding sequence ATGACACTGACATTTGAAGAGAAGCTGCGCAACTACGCGCGCCTGGCGGTGCGGGTGGGCCTGGGCGTCACGCCGGGACAGCGGGTGCTGGTGCAGGCCCCGGTGGAGACCGCGCAGCTGGCCAGAGCCGTGGTGCGTGAAGCGTACGCGGCAGGTGCGAGTTTCGTGGACGTCCGCTGGGATGACGATGATGTGCAGCTGGCGCGCTTCGAACTGGCGCCGGACGGCAGCTTTGAGCAGATCAGCCGCTGGCGCGTGGACGCGGAAATCGAGACGGCCGAGGCAGGCGGCGCTGTCATTGCTATTCGTGCCACGAACCCGAACCTGCTGGGCAGCGTGGACCCGGAGCGCGTGGCGACGCACCAGCGGACGCTGGCCGCGTACCGCCGCCCGTACACGGCTCAGGTGATGACGAACCGCCTGAACTGGAATCTGATCAGCGCGCCCGTAACAGGCTGGGCCGCCCTGATGTTCCCGGACGTCAGCGCGGAGCAGGCCGTGGAGCAGCAGTGGGACGCGATCTTCGCAGCCACGCGCGCTGATCAGCCTGATCCCGTGGTGGCCTGGGAAACGCACCTGGCGAACCTGAAACGCCGCCGCGACACCCTCACCGCGAAGCAGTACGCGGCGCTGCACTTCCAGGGTGGAGGAACGGACCTGACGGTGGGCCTGGCGGAGGATCACGTGTGGGGTGGCGGCGCGGCCGACACGCCCGGTGGGATCACGTTCACGGCGAACATCCCCACAGAAGAGGTGTGGACGGCGCCGCACCGTGAGCGGGTGAGCGGCACGGTGGTCAGCACCAAGCCGCTGTCGTACAACGGCACGCTGATCGACGGCATCCGCATTGAGTTCGAGGGGGGGCGGATCACGAAGGCGAGCGCCGCGCAGGGTGAGGGCGCGCTGCTGAAGATGATCGACACGGATGAAGGCAGTCACCGCCTGGGTGAGGTGGCGCTGGTGCCGCACTCCAGTCCGATCAGCCGCTCAGGGCTGTTCTTCTTCAATACGCTGTACGACGAGAACGCCGCGTCGCACATTGCGATCGGCAGTGCCTACCGTTTCAACGTGCGCGGTGGGGTGGACATGAGCCTGGAAGAGTTCCTGGCGCGGGGCGGGAACGACAGTCTGACGCACGTGGACTGGATGATCGGCAGTGGCGAGATGAACGTGGACGGCGTGACGAAGGACGGGCAGCGTGAGCCTGTGATGCGCAGCGGCGAGTTCATGATCTGA
- a CDS encoding helix-turn-helix domain-containing protein, which translates to MSEIRPRHSSWQTGMFVHLDVDRNDLDPYEFRVYAHLCCRANEELRTWVKQQTIAVLTGISPRKVRDALQTLEDRGWIQREPRYREDGSRATDNILVLGPPSRPARYEPLPEELQRLKPARESAPAAPHAGGANRHHVPGVPAPHAGGPGTTCLAEVIPSEVEPSEVQKDSELRSVPRAGEGGRVKLKPKVRSVKAEPPAPEPEGPAPKAPERNAAFDAAARFIVGSEDPQALSAAGSQAGKVVKHLKAHGVTAPEEITRVGRFIRDECFVSPGVIKYDSWE; encoded by the coding sequence ATGAGTGAGATCAGACCCAGGCATTCGTCCTGGCAGACCGGCATGTTCGTCCACCTGGACGTGGACCGCAACGACCTCGACCCCTACGAATTCCGGGTGTACGCCCACCTGTGCTGCCGCGCCAACGAGGAGCTGCGGACGTGGGTCAAGCAGCAGACCATCGCCGTGCTCACCGGCATCAGCCCGCGCAAGGTTCGGGACGCCCTGCAGACCCTCGAAGACCGCGGGTGGATCCAGCGCGAGCCCCGCTACCGCGAGGACGGCTCCCGCGCCACCGACAACATCCTGGTGCTGGGTCCACCCAGTCGCCCGGCGCGCTACGAACCGCTCCCAGAGGAGCTTCAGCGTCTCAAGCCGGCGCGCGAGTCTGCGCCAGCGGCACCACATGCCGGGGGGGCTAACCGGCACCACGTGCCGGGGGTACCGGCACCACATGCCGGGGGGCCCGGCACCACGTGCCTAGCTGAAGTAATACCAAGTGAAGTAGAACCAAGTGAAGTACAAAAAGATTCCGAGCTGCGCTCGGTCCCCCGCGCGGGCGAGGGTGGACGGGTCAAACTGAAACCCAAGGTCCGCAGCGTGAAGGCCGAGCCTCCAGCGCCGGAACCCGAGGGCCCTGCACCCAAGGCGCCGGAGCGCAACGCGGCGTTCGACGCGGCGGCCCGCTTCATCGTGGGCAGCGAGGACCCGCAGGCGCTCTCGGCGGCGGGCAGTCAGGCCGGCAAGGTGGTCAAGCACCTCAAGGCGCACGGCGTCACGGCCCCCGAGGAGATCACCCGCGTCGGCCGCTTCATCCGCGACGAGTGCTTCGTGTCGCCCGGGGTCATCAAGTACGACTCGTGGGAGTAA
- a CDS encoding helix-turn-helix domain-containing protein, with protein sequence MHLLTLKETQAALRLSRSTVLHFIYSGALPASKLGRSWRIAAEDLAVFVRLRRQR encoded by the coding sequence ATGCACCTGCTGACCCTGAAGGAAACCCAAGCCGCCCTGCGCCTCTCGCGCTCCACGGTGCTCCACTTCATCTACAGCGGGGCGCTGCCCGCCTCCAAGCTGGGCCGCTCCTGGCGGATCGCGGCTGAAGACCTCGCGGTCTTCGTGCGTCTGCGGAGACAGCGCTAA
- a CDS encoding tyrosine-type recombinase/integrase: protein MTRRKPTMTGVSAFGEPAHTARRRTRGNGDGGIYQLPDGRYRWQATLGRDDKGKQIRRSGTAPTKREASRALTEVLAAQRKGLLSLPDATTLGEWLDLWLARRKPQVAPGTHEQYTFRLKHVPSRLRRVRLQDLRRTHIRQLAADLMAKSLSVSTARKVMAHLRAALDEAIEEEVLVINPAQGVRITMTVAERSRQTRKALTTSELRVFLRAAHGDALYPFFYTLFSLGLRRGEGLGLRWQDIDLASGEIRIEQQVKIEANRAVIGALKTAGSRRRLYASPDLLEILHAQAAHQQADRELAGDAWVETGLVFTTAIGTAVHPRNVNRAIYAICDAAELPHFSSHTARHTHITQRLRAGEKVEVVAAVAGHASPSITLDIYRHVTDDEKRVSTFSLRDQLATPSVK from the coding sequence ATGACCCGCAGAAAGCCCACCATGACAGGAGTGTCGGCCTTCGGAGAGCCGGCACACACCGCCCGCCGCCGCACCCGTGGCAACGGCGATGGCGGCATCTACCAGTTGCCCGACGGCCGCTACCGGTGGCAGGCGACCCTGGGCCGGGACGATAAGGGCAAGCAGATCCGGCGCAGTGGGACGGCCCCCACCAAGCGAGAAGCCAGCCGGGCCCTGACGGAGGTCCTGGCTGCCCAGCGGAAAGGGCTCCTCAGCCTGCCGGACGCCACGACGCTGGGCGAGTGGCTGGACCTGTGGCTGGCCCGCCGCAAGCCACAGGTCGCTCCTGGGACGCATGAGCAGTACACCTTCCGCCTGAAGCATGTGCCGTCGCGCCTGAGGCGGGTGCGCCTGCAGGATCTCCGGCGCACGCACATCCGGCAGCTGGCGGCTGACCTGATGGCGAAGTCGCTGTCCGTCAGCACCGCCCGCAAGGTCATGGCCCATCTGCGCGCCGCACTGGACGAAGCCATCGAAGAGGAGGTGCTGGTGATCAACCCCGCCCAGGGCGTTCGCATCACCATGACCGTCGCGGAGCGCAGCCGACAGACACGCAAGGCGCTGACCACCAGCGAACTGCGTGTCTTCCTGCGAGCAGCGCACGGGGACGCCCTGTATCCCTTCTTCTACACCCTCTTCTCGCTGGGCCTGCGCCGTGGCGAGGGTCTCGGCCTCCGCTGGCAGGACATCGACCTCGCATCCGGCGAGATCCGCATTGAGCAGCAGGTGAAGATTGAGGCCAACCGGGCGGTCATCGGAGCGCTGAAGACCGCTGGCTCCCGGCGCCGCCTGTATGCCAGCCCGGATCTCCTGGAGATCCTGCACGCACAGGCAGCCCACCAGCAGGCCGATAGGGAGCTGGCAGGTGACGCCTGGGTCGAGACTGGCCTGGTCTTCACTACGGCGATTGGCACTGCCGTGCACCCCAGGAACGTCAACAGGGCCATCTACGCCATCTGTGATGCGGCTGAGTTGCCCCACTTCAGCTCGCACACCGCCCGCCATACGCACATCACCCAGCGCCTCCGGGCGGGCGAGAAGGTGGAAGTTGTTGCTGCCGTCGCCGGTCACGCCAGTCCGTCGATCACCCTCGACATTTACCGGCACGTCACGGACGACGAGAAGCGGGTCTCCACGTTCAGCCTGCGCGATCAGCTCGCCACCCCTTCCGTGAAGTGA
- a CDS encoding helix-turn-helix domain-containing protein, producing the protein MQTTPPIVPELLSANQTAQMLNIGRNHVYELAHSGVLPVIRLGKKMLFPRRALLNWIDTQVQIHG; encoded by the coding sequence ATGCAAACCACCCCCCCCATTGTACCTGAGCTACTGAGCGCCAACCAGACGGCTCAAATGCTGAACATCGGCCGTAACCACGTGTACGAACTGGCGCACAGCGGCGTCCTGCCCGTCATCCGCCTGGGTAAGAAAATGCTCTTTCCTAGGCGTGCGCTCCTGAACTGGATCGACACTCAGGTGCAGATACACGGATGA
- a CDS encoding helix-turn-helix domain-containing protein, with translation MKGIFPIDECSTMLFMSMVRWRLADFLEEKNLTAYALGKATGITRMNTIYRIARRGAEPTRVDLPTLALVLDGLQKLTGAPVSLTDVLEYVPDTLSPAEPAGDLEW, from the coding sequence GTGAAAGGGATATTTCCGATTGATGAATGCAGCACAATGCTGTTTATGTCGATGGTGCGCTGGCGGCTGGCTGACTTTCTCGAAGAAAAAAACCTCACCGCTTATGCGCTGGGAAAGGCTACTGGGATCACCCGGATGAACACCATCTACCGCATTGCCCGGCGCGGCGCCGAGCCCACACGGGTCGACCTGCCCACCCTGGCCCTGGTGCTTGACGGCCTGCAGAAGCTGACGGGAGCACCCGTCAGCCTCACTGACGTCCTGGAATACGTTCCAGATACTCTGTCCCCTGCTGAGCCAGCGGGTGACCTGGAATGGTGA
- a CDS encoding IS4 family transposase, with protein MPDQSDLCAHLPGGSSTEAKKRRVERGCRDPQLTEPVFLAFLLALLPPGKLLLSLDRTTWERGDTPLNLLVLGVVLHGYTIPLVWTALDHDGNSSTVKRIQLVSRLLKALPASRWKGLVANREFIGGEWFHFLKRKGIKRAIRIRKNAVVDELRVDEWFGDLKIGQVRCLAERANVYGEVMQVVATRSPAGDLVAIATDFNVWDTCVLYRARWSVECTFASLKVRGFDLERTGITRPDRLERLFGLVILAWVSCLRVGVWLQAQVPVKVKAHGRSAMSLVRYGAERLCNALRWALPELPELIRQLSTPFHTPSAA; from the coding sequence CTGCCAGACCAGAGTGACCTTTGCGCTCACCTCCCGGGGGGCAGCTCCACCGAAGCGAAGAAACGCCGGGTGGAACGAGGATGCCGGGACCCGCAACTGACCGAGCCCGTCTTCCTCGCCTTCCTGCTGGCCCTGCTGCCCCCAGGGAAGCTGCTGCTCAGCCTGGACCGCACAACGTGGGAACGAGGAGACACGCCCCTGAACCTCCTGGTCCTCGGCGTCGTGCTGCACGGGTACACGATTCCTCTCGTGTGGACCGCTCTGGATCACGACGGGAACAGCAGCACGGTGAAGCGCATTCAGCTTGTCTCGAGACTCCTGAAGGCCCTTCCAGCGTCCCGCTGGAAGGGCCTGGTCGCCAACCGGGAGTTCATCGGCGGGGAGTGGTTCCATTTCCTGAAACGCAAGGGAATCAAGCGGGCCATCCGCATCCGGAAGAACGCTGTCGTCGACGAATTGCGCGTGGATGAGTGGTTCGGTGACCTGAAGATCGGGCAAGTCCGGTGCCTGGCGGAGAGAGCCAACGTCTACGGCGAGGTCATGCAGGTCGTGGCCACCAGGTCCCCCGCGGGGGACCTGGTGGCGATTGCCACGGATTTCAACGTCTGGGACACGTGCGTTCTGTACCGGGCGCGCTGGTCGGTGGAGTGCACATTCGCCAGCCTCAAGGTCCGGGGGTTCGACCTGGAGCGCACCGGCATCACTCGCCCCGACCGACTGGAACGCCTGTTCGGGCTGGTCATCCTGGCCTGGGTCAGCTGCCTGCGGGTGGGCGTGTGGCTCCAGGCGCAGGTCCCAGTCAAAGTGAAGGCTCATGGCCGCTCGGCCATGAGCCTCGTGCGATATGGCGCGGAGCGGCTCTGCAATGCCTTGCGTTGGGCGCTGCCCGAGTTACCCGAGCTGATCAGACAGCTGAGCACGCCGTTTCACACGCCAAGCGCAGCTTGA
- a CDS encoding DUF11 domain-containing protein: MKNQMKLGIAALTSVLLLASCGGGTAPTPTTPVVTTGSVNVPPNPNGYTLTIRDASGNVIPATSYTKLAPGNYTATYSKDGFQPSTQSFTITAGGSSNLAYPTLVANTVSGAYYMDANGKMVAITKDDLNNAGTKFVFYAWLENETAGVDPANLGVTAPTAGEQDEVAPLNSQNVAGGFVGYKAADGKVYPIIGANVRWDILEQTGNVRFSAADDGGQPSGAPITGQDINDNALSANTYTNSATGTNVRFPSSTQYPLYNVTGVNTPDTNGFTWTALNHDPAVTTQATARVRAVAYVNGTEITKQFLNKTFAPSARLTITKTPDDNRAGLNQARDFTITVSNTGAGPATNIRLNDVLRSGNAAAYSITAPTGTTANATDGFDATFDLAPGASRTFTFPAQASAVGVYCDVATIVSYTNGAFGNVTPTLSDEACLTVTAPTLNIVKTLGTVDNAGTFTPIASGVTVAPNAPVYARITVSNNGNADATNVVVTDSLAQNTVAANYALNGNVTAAPQTVAVTKNGDDGFTTAAFNLAAGASQTFTFAAAGSFNGTYCDQGTFTATSNNGAALTGNSDIPCFKVASPNLAITKVNNQIAGQPPINQLTPGSSYQSVITVTNNGSAAATDVAVRDLLGNLNNVYMNYGSGSYVLSGTSQTGGVTYDAATRTVSTVPATLTLNPGQSLTLTLTSTVAAGTPRGDYCDIGSYASTNGGTAQARACVTVTSFISEQTQLTDTVDPIRAGDTTGTILASAASVEPSSNEGATNNVLIYNFGTTDPIQQTPGIFNYANTQVYYDPTPTRDPQTGAITSDYTNSTSTLLTAGNQYTASAASGTGQQTLTFTSTFRVAPGAVIWVRTQVTAPAGATARQYFETMRWNNTAESSGQAQTNFKSESTTVVP, encoded by the coding sequence ATGAAGAATCAGATGAAACTCGGTATCGCGGCCCTCACCAGTGTTCTGCTCCTCGCCTCCTGTGGAGGGGGCACAGCCCCCACGCCCACCACTCCCGTCGTGACGACCGGCAGCGTCAACGTTCCGCCCAACCCCAACGGCTACACCCTGACCATCCGTGACGCGAGCGGTAACGTCATCCCCGCCACCAGCTACACCAAACTGGCACCCGGGAACTACACCGCCACCTACAGCAAGGACGGCTTCCAGCCCAGCACCCAGAGCTTCACGATCACGGCTGGCGGTAGCAGCAACCTCGCCTACCCCACCCTCGTCGCCAACACCGTGTCCGGCGCTTACTACATGGACGCCAACGGCAAGATGGTCGCCATCACCAAGGATGACCTGAACAACGCTGGCACCAAATTCGTGTTCTATGCCTGGCTGGAAAACGAGACGGCCGGTGTCGATCCCGCCAACCTCGGCGTGACTGCCCCCACCGCCGGTGAGCAGGATGAAGTCGCGCCCCTGAACAGCCAAAATGTCGCGGGCGGCTTCGTGGGCTATAAGGCCGCTGACGGCAAGGTGTACCCCATCATCGGCGCGAACGTCCGCTGGGACATCCTCGAGCAGACCGGCAACGTCCGCTTCTCCGCGGCGGACGACGGCGGCCAGCCTTCCGGCGCGCCCATCACCGGCCAGGATATCAACGACAATGCCCTGAGTGCCAACACCTACACCAACAGCGCCACCGGCACGAACGTCCGCTTCCCCAGCAGCACGCAGTACCCCCTGTACAACGTGACCGGCGTCAACACCCCGGACACCAACGGCTTCACCTGGACGGCCCTGAACCACGATCCCGCCGTCACCACCCAGGCCACCGCCCGGGTCCGCGCCGTGGCGTACGTGAACGGCACGGAAATCACCAAGCAGTTCCTGAACAAAACCTTCGCGCCCAGCGCCCGCCTGACCATCACCAAGACCCCCGACGACAACCGCGCCGGTCTCAACCAGGCGCGTGACTTCACCATCACCGTGTCCAACACCGGCGCGGGCCCCGCCACGAACATCCGCCTGAACGATGTCCTGCGCTCCGGGAATGCGGCCGCCTACAGCATCACCGCGCCCACTGGCACCACTGCGAACGCCACCGACGGCTTCGACGCCACCTTCGATCTCGCCCCGGGCGCCAGCCGCACGTTCACGTTCCCCGCGCAGGCCAGTGCCGTCGGCGTGTACTGCGACGTGGCGACCATCGTCTCCTACACCAACGGCGCGTTCGGGAACGTCACCCCCACCCTCAGCGACGAGGCCTGCCTCACCGTCACCGCGCCCACCCTGAACATCGTCAAGACACTCGGTACGGTCGACAACGCCGGCACGTTCACGCCCATCGCCAGCGGCGTGACTGTCGCGCCGAACGCCCCGGTGTACGCCCGCATCACCGTCAGCAACAACGGCAACGCCGACGCCACCAACGTGGTCGTGACCGACTCCCTCGCGCAGAACACCGTGGCGGCCAACTACGCCCTGAACGGCAACGTCACGGCGGCCCCGCAGACCGTGGCCGTCACGAAGAACGGTGATGACGGCTTCACCACCGCCGCCTTCAACCTCGCCGCTGGCGCTTCGCAGACCTTCACGTTCGCCGCCGCCGGCAGCTTCAACGGCACGTACTGCGACCAGGGGACCTTCACCGCCACGAGCAACAACGGCGCGGCCCTGACCGGCAACTCCGACATTCCCTGCTTCAAGGTGGCGTCCCCGAACCTGGCCATCACCAAGGTCAACAACCAGATCGCCGGTCAGCCTCCCATTAACCAGCTCACGCCCGGCAGCAGCTACCAGAGCGTTATCACCGTCACCAACAACGGCTCGGCCGCCGCGACGGACGTGGCCGTCAGAGACCTCCTCGGCAACCTGAACAACGTGTACATGAACTACGGCAGCGGCAGCTACGTGCTGTCCGGCACCTCGCAGACGGGTGGGGTCACCTACGACGCCGCGACCCGCACGGTCAGCACCGTTCCGGCCACCCTGACCTTGAACCCTGGTCAGAGCCTGACGCTCACTCTGACGAGTACCGTGGCAGCCGGCACGCCTCGCGGCGACTACTGCGACATCGGCAGCTACGCCAGCACCAACGGCGGCACCGCTCAGGCGCGCGCCTGCGTGACCGTGACCTCGTTCATCTCCGAGCAGACCCAGCTGACCGATACGGTCGACCCGATTCGTGCAGGTGACACCACGGGGACCATCCTGGCCAGCGCGGCCAGCGTCGAGCCGTCCAGCAACGAAGGCGCTACCAACAACGTCCTGATCTACAACTTCGGCACCACTGACCCCATCCAGCAGACCCCCGGGATCTTCAACTACGCCAACACCCAGGTGTACTACGATCCCACGCCGACCCGCGACCCGCAGACCGGTGCGATCACCAGCGACTACACCAACAGCACCAGCACCCTGCTGACCGCTGGCAACCAGTACACTGCCAGCGCCGCCAGCGGCACCGGTCAGCAAACCCTGACGTTCACCTCCACCTTCCGGGTCGCCCCCGGTGCGGTGATCTGGGTGCGCACGCAGGTCACCGCGCCCGCCGGCGCCACCGCCCGCCAGTACTTCGAAACCATGCGCTGGAACAACACGGCCGAGAGCAGCGGTCAGGCCCAGACGAACTTCAAGTCTGAATCCACCACCGTCGTTCCCTGA
- a CDS encoding NAD-binding protein, with amino-acid sequence MYGDAARTEVLLHAGLRGASVVVIVTPDSLQSQLILEQVRELNPAVHVTARSHDEHTQQALRRLGASDVLYGEYELGLAMGNTCSQPCKGREAGSSPDSGLCQSRRTRWPITGLRSRWWPVPFRGPSKRRQHSALPLLLAPDVPVGSGQADMWVHRAALNLLQPDQSNLMGRLHCLCSLEPCRDRHWVGLWVWKLQH; translated from the coding sequence GTGTACGGCGACGCGGCCCGCACTGAGGTGCTCCTGCACGCCGGTCTGCGCGGTGCCAGCGTCGTGGTCATTGTCACGCCGGACAGCCTGCAGTCGCAGCTGATCCTGGAGCAGGTGCGGGAACTGAACCCTGCCGTGCATGTCACCGCCCGCAGCCACGACGAGCACACGCAGCAGGCCCTGCGCCGGCTGGGGGCCAGTGACGTTCTGTACGGCGAGTACGAGCTGGGGCTGGCAATGGGTAACACGTGTTCGCAGCCCTGCAAGGGCCGGGAAGCCGGCAGCAGCCCTGACAGCGGGTTGTGCCAGAGCCGCCGGACCAGGTGGCCGATCACCGGCCTGAGAAGCAGGTGGTGGCCTGTGCCTTTCCGGGGGCCTTCAAAGCGAAGGCAGCACAGTGCGCTTCCTCTTCTCCTGGCCCCTGACGTCCCGGTGGGATCTGGGCAGGCGGACATGTGGGTTCACCGTGCCGCCCTCAACTTGCTCCAGCCGGATCAAAGCAATCTGATGGGCCGCTTGCATTGCCTCTGTTCGCTGGAACCATGCCGCGATCGGCACTGGGTGGGCCTCTGGGTCTGGAAGTTGCAGCACTGA
- the thrB gene encoding homoserine kinase → MTPSGFTVRAPASSANLGPGFDSLGLSVPLYTTLRVTPHHRTEVVPLGPELDCTPADETNYVYRAMQLAAQRAARPLPPARVEIETDVPLARGLGSSAAALVAGIVAGNELLGRPLDDETVLDVAAREEGHPDNVAPALFGGIVVATLDKLGTHYVRLDPPDHLGVTVLVPDFELSTSKARAVLPKEYSRADAVHALSHAALLAAALAQGRLDLLRHAMQDYIHQIWRAPLVPGLSDILEEAHLHGALGAALSGAGPTVLCFHDTRQDTARLHSYLHSVMARNGLTGRVLDLPIDQAGTVVERHEAAAAGQEHSPTRQPSP, encoded by the coding sequence GTGACCCCTTCAGGCTTCACGGTGCGCGCTCCGGCGAGCAGCGCGAACCTGGGGCCGGGCTTCGACAGCCTCGGCCTCAGCGTGCCGCTGTACACCACGCTGCGCGTCACGCCGCACCACCGAACGGAAGTGGTCCCACTCGGCCCAGAACTGGACTGCACCCCGGCCGACGAGACCAACTACGTGTACCGTGCCATGCAGCTGGCCGCACAGCGCGCAGCGCGGCCCCTGCCCCCGGCGCGTGTGGAGATCGAGACGGACGTACCCCTGGCCCGCGGTCTGGGCAGCAGCGCCGCAGCCCTGGTCGCCGGCATCGTGGCTGGCAATGAACTGCTGGGCCGCCCGCTGGACGACGAAACGGTGCTGGACGTCGCCGCGCGCGAGGAAGGCCACCCGGACAACGTTGCGCCCGCCCTGTTCGGTGGAATCGTGGTGGCCACGCTGGACAAGCTCGGCACGCACTACGTGCGCCTGGACCCGCCCGACCACCTGGGCGTGACCGTCCTAGTCCCGGATTTTGAGCTGAGCACAAGCAAGGCGCGTGCGGTGCTGCCCAAGGAATACAGCCGTGCGGACGCCGTACACGCCCTGTCCCATGCCGCGCTGCTGGCAGCGGCACTCGCCCAGGGCCGGCTGGACCTTCTTCGGCACGCGATGCAGGACTACATTCACCAGATCTGGCGGGCGCCACTCGTGCCAGGCCTGAGTGACATCCTGGAGGAAGCGCATCTGCACGGCGCATTGGGCGCCGCGCTGAGCGGCGCAGGCCCCACCGTCCTGTGCTTTCACGACACCCGCCAGGACACCGCCCGGCTGCACAGCTACCTGCACAGTGTGATGGCCCGCAATGGCCTGACCGGACGCGTGCTGGACCTTCCCATCGATCAGGCCGGCACGGTTGTGGAACGTCACGAGGCCGCAGCCGCAGGGCAGGAACACAGCCCGACGCGCCAGCCTTCGCCCTGA
- a CDS encoding GlsB/YeaQ/YmgE family stress response membrane protein: MGWIITILVGALCGWLASLIMKTDAQQGAIANILIGIVGSLLAQAIFGNWLNVGGAGMAGDGFSFWSIVWGVVGSVVLIALLKALRVLR, from the coding sequence ATGGGTTGGATCATTACTATTCTGGTTGGTGCGCTGTGCGGCTGGCTTGCAAGTCTCATCATGAAGACCGACGCTCAGCAGGGTGCGATTGCCAACATCCTGATCGGTATCGTCGGCAGCCTCCTTGCTCAGGCGATCTTCGGGAACTGGCTGAACGTCGGCGGTGCGGGCATGGCCGGAGACGGCTTCAGCTTCTGGAGCATCGTGTGGGGCGTGGTGGGTAGCGTGGTGCTGATTGCCCTGCTCAAGGCGCTGCGCGTTCTGCGCTAA
- the rpmB gene encoding 50S ribosomal protein L28, which produces MAKVCEVCGKGPIVVNSVIRRGKARAAGGVGRKVTGITKRVQKPNLQPLTVTRNGVSLRLRVCSKCRKAVA; this is translated from the coding sequence ATGGCGAAAGTGTGCGAAGTGTGCGGTAAGGGACCGATCGTGGTGAACTCGGTCATCCGCCGTGGTAAGGCCCGCGCTGCGGGCGGCGTGGGCCGTAAGGTTACGGGCATCACCAAGCGTGTACAGAAACCCAACCTGCAGCCCCTCACGGTGACCCGTAACGGTGTGAGCCTGCGCCTGCGCGTGTGCAGCAAGTGCCGTAAGGCCGTTGCCTGA
- the lspA gene encoding signal peptidase II, which yields MLRVVPTLVDRPRRVPVWLPFVIAALLIAADQALKGWALANLQEGAPARTFIPGLLDWQLVFNTGAAWSLFSGSAAPLALVRLLVGLGLLVYLTIRPQGRLLSVVLSMIAAGAVGNAIDGLRQGKVTDMLHSPLLSNVTQTLNAGSFPIFNVADSCVVVGTLVLIVASLVSERRARARL from the coding sequence ATACTGCGCGTCGTGCCAACCCTTGTTGACCGTCCGCGCCGCGTGCCTGTGTGGCTGCCTTTTGTCATTGCCGCGCTGCTGATCGCCGCTGATCAGGCCCTGAAAGGCTGGGCGCTGGCCAATCTGCAGGAGGGTGCACCTGCCCGCACCTTCATTCCAGGCCTGCTGGACTGGCAGCTGGTGTTCAACACGGGCGCCGCATGGAGTCTGTTCAGCGGGAGCGCCGCACCACTGGCCCTGGTCCGGCTGCTGGTGGGTCTGGGCCTGCTGGTGTACCTGACCATCCGGCCCCAGGGCAGACTGCTGAGCGTGGTGCTGAGCATGATTGCCGCTGGCGCGGTTGGCAACGCCATTGACGGGCTACGTCAGGGGAAGGTGACGGATATGCTGCACTCTCCCCTGCTGAGCAACGTCACCCAGACCCTGAATGCCGGAAGCTTTCCGATTTTCAATGTGGCGGATTCATGCGTGGTGGTCGGCACCCTGGTTCTGATCGTGGCGAGTCTGGTGAGTGAGCGCCGCGCCAGAGCGCGCCTCTGA